The Salvelinus alpinus chromosome 35, SLU_Salpinus.1, whole genome shotgun sequence genome window below encodes:
- the LOC139564236 gene encoding guanine nucleotide-exchange factor SEC12-like isoform X2, whose translation MGKWRMPDLYRAPFPLYTIKVDPKTGWVITAGGGGASKTGIKNAVHFLGLELVGDQHCATLVHSHDTDTRATMNLAIGGDVIAAGQDGKCSLMRFRQRQTRGKASAKDGGGSEQGAARRRAGKGGKGSEGAAASRGNVSEMKDNTTQISVDTFGEVQSDFNPQDPLQKCVRFSPDLSLLLTGGTDGHIRVWEYPSLKEKLDFKAHEGEIEDLDISPNNKHLVTVGRDFACSIWSGNQLAMSLCWHEKMPQIAAKSYRYMSCRFGNVEDQKDTLRLYTVQIPHKRDRKPPQCYLSKWDGQNFLPMLTNPCGTEVISTLAVSDSGTFLGLGTVTGSVAIYIAFSLQKLYYVQESHGIVVTDLAFLPDTPKGQSLKGNNEAAMLSVAVDCRCQMHTVRNRRSFPIWLVLFFCGLMVVGAVLLLQHLFPGFI comes from the exons ATGGGCAAATGGAGGATGCCAGACCTGTATAGGGCCCCCTTCCCCCTCTACACAATCAAAGTCGACCCCAAAACAGGATGGGTGATCACTGCAGGAGGGGGAGGCGCTTCCAAGACGGGCATAAAGAATGCAGTG CACTTCCTGGGTTTGGAGTTGGTAGGAGACCAGCACTGTGCCACCCTGGTGCACTCTCATGACACAGACACGCGTGCCACCATGAACCTGGCAATAGGCGGGGATGTGATCGCCGCAGGGCAGGACGGCAAATGCAGCCTCATGCGCTTCAGACAACGCCAGACCAGGGGCAAGGCCTCAGCCAAAGACG GGGGTGGCAGTGAGCAGGGCGCAGCTAGGAGACGAGCTGGGAAAGGGGGTAAGGGTAGTGAGGGAGCTGCTGCTTCTAGGGGCAATGTGTCCGAGATGAAGGATAACACCACCCAGATCTCTGTTGACACGTTTGGGGAGGTGCAGTCGGACTTCAACCCCCAGGACCCCCTCCAGAAGTGTGTGAGGTTCAGTCCCGATCTCAGCCTCCTACTGACTGGCGGAACAGACGGACACATCAGAGTGTGGGAG TACCCCTCCTTAAAAGAGAAGTTGGACTTCAAAGCCCATGAGGGGGAAATTGAAGACTTGGACATCAGTCCGAATAACAAG CACCTTGTGACGGTGGGCCGGGACTTTGCCTGCAGTATATGGAGTGGCAACCAGCTGGCCATGAGCCTCTGTTGGCATGAGAAGATGCCTCAGATAGCAGCAAAGTCATACCGCTATATGTCTTGCAG GTTTGGAAATGTCGAGGACCAGAAAGACACCCTGAGGCTCTACACTGTCCAGATCCCCCACAAACGAGACAGAAAACCTCCACAATGCTACCTCTCTAAATGGGACGGCCAGAACTTCCTACCCATGCTGACGAACCCCTGCGGCACTGAGGTCATCTCCACCCTGGCTGTCAG TGACTCTGGAACCTTTCTCGGCCTTGGGACAGTGACGGGATCAGTAGCAATCTATATCGCCTTTtcactacag AAGTTGTACTATGTGCAGGAGTCCCACGGCATTGTGGTGACCGATCTGGCCTTCCTGCCTGACACTCCCAAAGGCCAGAGCCTCAAAGGGAACAACGAGGCAGCCATGTTGAGTGTGGCTGTGGACTGCCGCTGTCAGATGCACACTGTACGCAACCGAA GATCCTTCCCTATCTGGCTGGTGCTGTTCTTCTGTGGCCTCATGGTGGTGGGAGCCGTCCTGCTCCTGCAGCACCTCTTCCCAGGATTCATTTAG
- the LOC139564236 gene encoding guanine nucleotide-exchange factor SEC12-like isoform X1 — protein MGKWRMPDLYRAPFPLYTIKVDPKTGWVITAGGGGASKTGIKNAVHFLGLELVGDQHCATLVHSHDTDTRATMNLAIGGDVIAAGQDGKCSLMRFRQRQTRGKASAKDAGGGSEQGAARRRAGKGGKGSEGAAASRGNVSEMKDNTTQISVDTFGEVQSDFNPQDPLQKCVRFSPDLSLLLTGGTDGHIRVWEYPSLKEKLDFKAHEGEIEDLDISPNNKHLVTVGRDFACSIWSGNQLAMSLCWHEKMPQIAAKSYRYMSCRFGNVEDQKDTLRLYTVQIPHKRDRKPPQCYLSKWDGQNFLPMLTNPCGTEVISTLAVSDSGTFLGLGTVTGSVAIYIAFSLQKLYYVQESHGIVVTDLAFLPDTPKGQSLKGNNEAAMLSVAVDCRCQMHTVRNRRSFPIWLVLFFCGLMVVGAVLLLQHLFPGFI, from the exons ATGGGCAAATGGAGGATGCCAGACCTGTATAGGGCCCCCTTCCCCCTCTACACAATCAAAGTCGACCCCAAAACAGGATGGGTGATCACTGCAGGAGGGGGAGGCGCTTCCAAGACGGGCATAAAGAATGCAGTG CACTTCCTGGGTTTGGAGTTGGTAGGAGACCAGCACTGTGCCACCCTGGTGCACTCTCATGACACAGACACGCGTGCCACCATGAACCTGGCAATAGGCGGGGATGTGATCGCCGCAGGGCAGGACGGCAAATGCAGCCTCATGCGCTTCAGACAACGCCAGACCAGGGGCAAGGCCTCAGCCAAAGACG CAGGGGGTGGCAGTGAGCAGGGCGCAGCTAGGAGACGAGCTGGGAAAGGGGGTAAGGGTAGTGAGGGAGCTGCTGCTTCTAGGGGCAATGTGTCCGAGATGAAGGATAACACCACCCAGATCTCTGTTGACACGTTTGGGGAGGTGCAGTCGGACTTCAACCCCCAGGACCCCCTCCAGAAGTGTGTGAGGTTCAGTCCCGATCTCAGCCTCCTACTGACTGGCGGAACAGACGGACACATCAGAGTGTGGGAG TACCCCTCCTTAAAAGAGAAGTTGGACTTCAAAGCCCATGAGGGGGAAATTGAAGACTTGGACATCAGTCCGAATAACAAG CACCTTGTGACGGTGGGCCGGGACTTTGCCTGCAGTATATGGAGTGGCAACCAGCTGGCCATGAGCCTCTGTTGGCATGAGAAGATGCCTCAGATAGCAGCAAAGTCATACCGCTATATGTCTTGCAG GTTTGGAAATGTCGAGGACCAGAAAGACACCCTGAGGCTCTACACTGTCCAGATCCCCCACAAACGAGACAGAAAACCTCCACAATGCTACCTCTCTAAATGGGACGGCCAGAACTTCCTACCCATGCTGACGAACCCCTGCGGCACTGAGGTCATCTCCACCCTGGCTGTCAG TGACTCTGGAACCTTTCTCGGCCTTGGGACAGTGACGGGATCAGTAGCAATCTATATCGCCTTTtcactacag AAGTTGTACTATGTGCAGGAGTCCCACGGCATTGTGGTGACCGATCTGGCCTTCCTGCCTGACACTCCCAAAGGCCAGAGCCTCAAAGGGAACAACGAGGCAGCCATGTTGAGTGTGGCTGTGGACTGCCGCTGTCAGATGCACACTGTACGCAACCGAA GATCCTTCCCTATCTGGCTGGTGCTGTTCTTCTGTGGCCTCATGGTGGTGGGAGCCGTCCTGCTCCTGCAGCACCTCTTCCCAGGATTCATTTAG